CAACACAAGTAAACCAGCCAAACCGAACCATAACCATTTACCCCGATTTTTTCGCTTTCTAGGACTGGTTTCGCGTTGGGAAATAGCTGGTGGCTGCTCCAAAGTAGTAGATTGGAGGCTACCATTAGGGACTGGCAAACTATCTTTAACTGTAGGCTCTGAATCAGCCACGTTAGGCTTTTCGTCTAAGCTCATTGGAATTATTAACAAGCGATAGAGCAATATAGAAAGAAGTCGTAGGGGCGCAACGCGTTGCGCCCGTACAGAAGTCAGAAGTCAGAAGTAAAGACGTAGCAATGTTTCGACAAGCTCAGCAACAACTACGTCTGTACAAAAGTGAGAATCAGCTTTCTGAAACGTTCTAACTACTATAGCGACTGCTATATCTTCTTATATTAGTCTTGGCAGGTGGTTGTTGGTTGTTACTATCGATTTGGGCAGGAGCTTATCCAAACATCTGAGAAGATTCTCCGCAATTTTCCCAACTAGTATCTCGTTTGTGCTAGAAGAAATTAGGAAGAGAAAAAAACTATCAGTCAAGACCGATGCTAGGGTGAGATGGCGATTCAAGGCAAACGCGAGCAACTGCTGGCAAAACGCTACAGTTAAATCTAATCTTCGAGGAACTGGCGATCGCCATATCCTAGCTACAAGTTTTTGCAGATTGACTAAGATCGCCAATTGAAATGATTATTATTTGAGGCAGCCAAGTGTTTAAGCGAATTCCTTTAATTTCTCTAGTCGTATATTTGATGGCTTGGGGTTTAACCGCACCTGCTACAGCCCAGGCATTATTACCCTATACTTTACAACTAGAACCCAAACAGCTAGAGGAACAAAGCCTTGGCTTGATTCAAGAGGCGATCGCTTTAAGTCGCTTCCAACAATCTGATTTGGCTATAGCCCGCGCTCAATTAGCCACTCAATTAGCCCCCAAAGATTACAAACCTTGGTTTTTATTAGGTAGTTTGCAAGCGGAAGCCCAAAAATGGGATCAAGCTATTGAATCTCTGCAAAGAGCCAAAACTTTAGCCGCTAAAGCCAATCAAGCCCCTGTTTACTTTTCAATTGGCTCAGCTTATTTCCAAAAAGGAGATTATCAAGGGGCAGCATCGGAATTGCAAGCAGGACTACAATTGCAACCAGATAACCCCGAAGCCTTGTTCGATTTGGGGAATACTTACTACAAATTGAATCGT
Above is a genomic segment from Merismopedia glauca CCAP 1448/3 containing:
- a CDS encoding tetratricopeptide repeat protein, which codes for MFKRIPLISLVVYLMAWGLTAPATAQALLPYTLQLEPKQLEEQSLGLIQEAIALSRFQQSDLAIARAQLATQLAPKDYKPWFLLGSLQAEAQKWDQAIESLQRAKTLAAKANQAPVYFSIGSAYFQKGDYQGAASELQAGLQLQPDNPEALFDLGNTYYKLNRYPDAIAQYQKVVAKDPKFWAAINNIGLVKYEQGDVDGAIVEWRKAIAIDAKAAEPTLAIAIALYGKGQQTDGVATGIKAVNLDKRYA